The Rubricoccus marinus nucleotide sequence CTCTATGGCGCCACCGGCTACACCGGGCGCCTTATCGCCGATCTGGCCGTCGAGCGCGGGCACCGCCCCGTCCTCGCAGGCCGCACCGAAGCCACGCTCGCGCCTCTGGCGGAGAGCCTGGGCCTGGACCACGTCACGGTCTCGCTAGACGACGCCAGAGGCCTGGATCGGGCGCTGGACTCGGTCGGCGCGGTTCTGCACGCGGCGGGGCCGTTTTCGCGCACGTCGGCGCCGATGGCCGACGCCTGCCTCCGCACGCGCACGCCGTACCTCGACATCACGGGCGAGATCAGCGTGTTCGAGTCGCTCGCGGCCCGCGCGCGAGAGGCCGAGGAAGCGGGCGTGCCGCTCTTGCCCGGCGTCGGCTTCGACGTGGTCCCGACGGACTGCCTCGCGCTGCACCTCCGCCAGAGGCTGCCCAGCGCCACGCGGTTGCAGCTCGCGATCCGCGCGCTCGGCGCGGCCTCGCACGGCACGGCGCAGACGGCGGTGGAGAACGCCGGCGAAGGCGGCGCGGCGCGCATCGGCGGGCGCATCGTGAGCGTTCCGGCGGCGCACCACCAGATCCGCGCCGACTTCGGCGACGGGCGCCCGCGGCTCTGCACGGCCATCCCGTGGGGCGACGTGAGCACGGCCTACCACTCTACGGGCATCCCCAACGTCACGACCTACGCGGCCCTGCCCTCCAGCGCCGTTCGTGCGATGAAAGCCAGCCGGTGGCTCGGCCCCGTCCTCACGGCCGCGCCCGTCCAAGGCCTCTTGCGCCGCCTCGTGTCCTCGCGCGTGAGCGGGCCGAGCGCGGAACAGCGCGCCAGAGGCCGCTCCTACGTCTGGGGCGAAGCCACCGACGGCGACGGCGGCCGCGTGGTCGCCCGGTGGGCCGGACCCGAGGGCTACTCGCTCACGGCCGATACGGCGCTTCGCGCCACGCTTCGCGTTCTGGGCGGCGGCATCTCGCCGGGCTTCCAAACCCCGTCCCTCACCTTCGGAGCCGACTTCGCGCTCAAACCAGAAGACACGTCCCGCGAGGACGTGGTGTGAGCCTCTGGCGCCAGCGGCTCAGGCGCCGCGGAGGTGCAGCGCTACTTCGAGATCGCGCCAGAGGCGTTCGCCTTCGCCCGCGCGGTAGCGTCCGAAAACGTGTCGGTCCGGGCGCACGACGAGCGCATCGAAGCGGCCCAGCGTTTCGCCTAGGGCCTCTGGCGCGGGGAGGACATGGAGGCCTACGCCGGGGAGGTGCGCGGGGGCTCCGCTCCACGCGGCTGGGTCTCGCGCGAGGATCGCCCAGTTTGTCCCGAGGCGGTCGTCCAGGCGGTCGGGTTGCGGCAGGAGCGAGCGGCGCGGCGCGTGCGCGCCGGCGGTCGCCAGAGGCACGGGGCGGATGCCTTCAAGTGTGAGGTCCAGCAGCTTCGGCGCCAGAGGCGTGCGGTGGGCCAGCGCGAGGGCGCCGTCGCGGAGCGCTCCGAGGGCGCCCTGCGCGGAGACGAGGCGGCCGAGCGCCGCCGCCAGCCGCGTTACGCGCCGCACGTGCGGTTTCCGCTCGGCTTCGTAGCCGTCCAGGAGAGCAGCGCCGCTGGCGCCCCCGGATCGGCGCCCGGCGCAGTCTCCGGCCACGAGGCGCAGCCGCCACGCGAGGTCGAACGCGTCGCGCAGTCCGGCGCCGAGGCCCTGGCCGAGAAACGGAGGCATCTGGTGCGCGGCGTCGCCCGCGAGGAGCAACCGCCCCTGGCGCCAGGACCGCGCGACAACATCGCGGAAGGTGTAGACGGCCGCGCGCTCGATCTCCAGCGGGAGCCGGGAGTCGGACCCGCCAGAGGCGTTTTCCCGTCTGAGCGTCGGATGTGCGGCGAGCCTCTGGCGGATCCAGGCCTCTTGCGTCACGAGCGCGTCCGGTTCGTCGTCGCGGAGCTTGAACTCCCAGCGGCGCCGGTCGCCGGGGAACGGGACAAACGTGGACGGGCGCTCACGGTCCGCGATCTGGAGCAGCCGGTCGGACAGCGCCAGAGGCGCGGTGAGGCGCGTATCCACGACCAGCCAACGCTCCTCGAACCTCCCGCCGTCCAGCGGCACATCCATCGCGGCGCGAACGCGGCTTCTGGCGCCGTCGCAGCCCACGGCGTACGACGCCCGAACCGTCTCGCCAGAGGCACCCGTGAGCGCGACGCCCTCGTCGTCCTGCGCGATCTCGGCGACCTCCCACCCCAGCCGCACGTCTACGCTCGGGAGCGCAGCGATCCTCTGGCGCAAGAGGCGCTCCACGGTCGGCTGGTGGATCAGCGTCGCGGTCGGCCAGCCGTAGCGCGTGCCACCGGCCTTGCGTGCGCGGAGGCGCGTTTGGCCCCTGGCATCCACCAAGTCGAAGCCGTCCAGCGTGCGGCCTCTGGCGCGGACCTCGTCGGCGACGCCAGCGGCCTGGAGGACGCGCATGGCTTCGTCGTCCAAGTGCGCCGCGCGCGGCAGGGAGTATGGCGCCGTCTCGCGTTCCAGCACGACCGTGCGCACGCCCGCCTCCCCGAGCAGCGCCGCCAGCGCTGCGCCCACCGGCCCGAGGCCCACGATCGCGACGCTGTACGAGGAAGTCTCCATGCCGCCGAAACACCCCACGCCCGCGCCCGGTTCGACGGGCTCCCTTCTACCTCCCCATTCCCATGGCCGACCAGTCCGTTAAGAAAATCGATTCCTCCGCCTCCCCGACCGGTGAGATGGGCCAGACCTACCTCGTCAGCGGCACCAAAGCCTCCATGCGCCTCTGGAACGAGGCCGCTGGCGAAGGCGGCGAGATGCACACCCGCCCGTACGAAACGCTGGGCTACGTGGTCTCCGGCCGCGTCGAGATCCACATCGGCGACGACATCATCACGTGCGGCGAGGGCGACAGCTACTTGGTGCCCGATGGCGCCGAGCGCCGCTACAAGGTCTTGGAGGATCTGACCGCCGTCGAGGCCACCGCGCCGCCGGCCCAGGTCAACGACCGCGACGACGCCAGCGGCAAGTAGTCCCGGCGTTCGCCGTCGCGCCAGAAGCCTCTGGCGCAAACGCGCCCTCCTTCGCGATGCGAGGGAGGGCGCATTGGATTCAGGCCTCTGGCGCCAGAGGCGGCGACGGGCCTAGAAGTTGGGGCGGCCGATCCGTACGCCCACGAGCGCGGCCCACTGCCACGGGTTCACCTCCTCGCTCGTGTCGCGGCGCGTGTACGCCTCGCCGGTGAGTGGGACGCCCACATAGCCGCCCGCGTTGACGCCGAAGGTGTTGTTCAGCCAGTACGTCGCCCCGACCTCTACCGGCAGGTAGAACTCGTTGAAGCCCACGTTCGCGTTGGTCGACTGGCCGCGCGCGAGGCGCCGTTCGAGTTCGTCCGCGTCCGTGATGGGGACCTCCTGGTTTTTGGAGCCGAGGGCGATTCCCAGGCCGACGTTGCCCGTGATGGACCCCTCCGAAGGACCCAACTCGGCCTTCCACATAAAGCCGCTGACCCACGCAGACTGCGCCGAGTCCCCCTCGGCCAGAACGAGCCCGTCCAGCGTGCCGGCCATGTACGTCTGCACCGTAAAGCGGTCCACCGATACGCCGAGGCCGACCCGTCCGCCTAGCCCCATCGTTCCGGCACCGCCCGCGAGGCCGATGGCGGGCCGGACGCCAGAGGCGCCGAACTGCGCGCTGACGGGAGTGGCGGACGCGAAAAGGAGCGCAGCCGAGAGGGCGGCCACGTACAGGCGGTTCGTTACAGTCATAACGGAGCGACAGCGGCGCGGGATGGGCCGCGAACCTAACGCCAGAGGCCTCTGGCGATGAAGCGCCTCTGGCGCTACACGTTGAAGCGGAACAGCATCACGTCGCCGTCGGAGACGACGTACTCCTTGCCTTCGGAGCGCATCTGGCCCGCCTCTCGCGCGGCGCTCTCGCTCTCCAGTCGGTCGTAGGCCTCGAACGGGATCGTCTCGGCGCGGATAAAGCCGCGCTCGAAGTCGGTGTGGATGACGCCAGCGGCCTGGGGCGCTTTGGTGCCCTTCGTGATGGTCCACGCGCGGGACTCCTTCGGCCCGGCGGTGAAGTAGGTGATGAGGCCCAGGAGCGCGTACGCGGCGCGGACCAGGACGGCCAGGCCGCCTTCCTCGACGCCAGCGGCCTCCAGGAACTCGGCGCGGTCCTCTGGCGCGAGCTCGACGAGCTGCGCTTCCAACTCGGCGGAAACGACGACCGACCCGGCGCCTTCCGTCTTCGCGTGCTCGGCCACCTTCTCGGACATCGCGTTGCCATCTGGCAGGTTGTCCTCGGCCACGTTCGCGGCGTAGAGGACCGGCTTGGCCGTGAGCAGGAACGAGCCCTGCAGGATCACGCCCTCCTCCTTGGTGACCTCCAGCGTGCGCGCGGGCTTGCCGTCGGAGAGGTGCGCCTCCATCCGCGCGAGGAAGTCGGCCTCCGCCTTGGCGCTCTTGTCGCCGGTCTTGACCGCCTTGGCCACACGCTGGTGCCCCTTCTCGACCGTCTCCAGGTCTTTCAGGATCAGCTCGGTCTCGATCGTCTCGATGTCGCGCAGCGGATCGACGGAGCCCTCGACGTGGACCACGTTGGGGTCCTCGAAGCAGCGGACCACGTGGACGATGGCGTCCACCTCGCGGATGTGCATCAGGAACTTGTTGCCGAGCCCCTCGCCCTTGCTCGCGCCCGCGACGAGCCCCGCGATGTCCACGAACTCGATGGTTGCGGGAAGGGTCTGCTTGCTGCCCGCCAGCTCCGCCAGCCGGTCCAGGCGCGGGTCCGGCACGGCCACGACGCCCACGTTGGGCTCGATGGTGCAGAACGGGAAGTTGGCCGCTTGCGCTCCCGCGTCGGAGAGCGCGTTGAAGAGCGTGGACTTGCCCACGTTGGGGAGCCCGACGATGCCGACGCGGAGTGCCATGTTCAGATGCGGAAAGGGGAAAGCAACGGTGCGCCTCTGGCGCCAGAGGCCGATTCTAGACTCGCGAGGGCCGCGAGGGGGCGCGTTCGCGGTGAAATGGACGCGCCGCGATGGGGCGCCCCCTGAACGAGCGCGGCTGTAGGTTGCGGGATGCGCCGCCTCGGTCTCCTGCTCCTCTTGCTGTCTCTCAGCTCGGCCTCTGGCGGCGTCCTCGCGCCAGAGGCGCAGGTCCTCCCCACGCCCCCGCCTCGGGACGGCGTGCCGCCGCCCATCGACCCTGTGGACGAGGAACTCGACCCGCCGCGGCCCGACCCTGTCCCGCGCCTGTCGTCCAGCCCCCGGCTCTACGGCGGCCCCGCACTCGGCCCCGGCCTCTTTGGCGCCTACGCCGCGCCGCAGCTCAACGTGTTCACGCAAGAGGCTGCGCTCTACATCGACTACGACCCCAAGTTTACCGGCCAGGGCGGGCAGCTCCGCCTCGGGCTGGGCGTCGGGGGCAGCATCCGCCTGCTACAGGTCTTAGAGATCGTCGGCGACTTCGACGCCGACCGGATCGACCTCGACGCCGGCGTCCGCGTCGGCCCGGCGTTCGACATCCCGTTCTTTTCCCCGACGGGCGAGCAGCGCACGCGCGCGTTCAGCGTCCTGTTCGATCCGTTCGTGCGCGGGCAGGTCCGACTGGGCTCCAACCGCGTCGTGTTCGCGGAGGTGGGCGCGAGCGAGCCGGCCATCCGCGGCGGGCTATCGCTCGGTATCGGCGGCTGACCACGCGCCTGCAACGCGGCGGCTCTGGCGCCAGAGGCCTCTGGCGCGTGCGCTCAGCGCGCGACGGTAAAGGTGTGCCGCTCGCTGTGCTCGCCGGCCTGGAGCCGCACCAAATACCGGCCAGACGGCCAGACGGACGTGGAGAGATCAATGGCGGCCTCGCG carries:
- a CDS encoding saccharopine dehydrogenase family protein; its protein translation is MSFLLYGATGYTGRLIADLAVERGHRPVLAGRTEATLAPLAESLGLDHVTVSLDDARGLDRALDSVGAVLHAAGPFSRTSAPMADACLRTRTPYLDITGEISVFESLAARAREAEEAGVPLLPGVGFDVVPTDCLALHLRQRLPSATRLQLAIRALGAASHGTAQTAVENAGEGGAARIGGRIVSVPAAHHQIRADFGDGRPRLCTAIPWGDVSTAYHSTGIPNVTTYAALPSSAVRAMKASRWLGPVLTAAPVQGLLRRLVSSRVSGPSAEQRARGRSYVWGEATDGDGGRVVARWAGPEGYSLTADTALRATLRVLGGGISPGFQTPSLTFGADFALKPEDTSREDVV
- a CDS encoding bifunctional 3-(3-hydroxy-phenyl)propionate/3-hydroxycinnamic acid hydroxylase, with product METSSYSVAIVGLGPVGAALAALLGEAGVRTVVLERETAPYSLPRAAHLDDEAMRVLQAAGVADEVRARGRTLDGFDLVDARGQTRLRARKAGGTRYGWPTATLIHQPTVERLLRQRIAALPSVDVRLGWEVAEIAQDDEGVALTGASGETVRASYAVGCDGARSRVRAAMDVPLDGGRFEERWLVVDTRLTAPLALSDRLLQIADRERPSTFVPFPGDRRRWEFKLRDDEPDALVTQEAWIRQRLAAHPTLRRENASGGSDSRLPLEIERAAVYTFRDVVARSWRQGRLLLAGDAAHQMPPFLGQGLGAGLRDAFDLAWRLRLVAGDCAGRRSGGASGAALLDGYEAERKPHVRRVTRLAAALGRLVSAQGALGALRDGALALAHRTPLAPKLLDLTLEGIRPVPLATAGAHAPRRSLLPQPDRLDDRLGTNWAILARDPAAWSGAPAHLPGVGLHVLPAPEALGETLGRFDALVVRPDRHVFGRYRAGEGERLWRDLEVALHLRGA
- a CDS encoding cupin domain-containing protein yields the protein MADQSVKKIDSSASPTGEMGQTYLVSGTKASMRLWNEAAGEGGEMHTRPYETLGYVVSGRVEIHIGDDIITCGEGDSYLVPDGAERRYKVLEDLTAVEATAPPAQVNDRDDASGK
- the ychF gene encoding redox-regulated ATPase YchF, yielding MALRVGIVGLPNVGKSTLFNALSDAGAQAANFPFCTIEPNVGVVAVPDPRLDRLAELAGSKQTLPATIEFVDIAGLVAGASKGEGLGNKFLMHIREVDAIVHVVRCFEDPNVVHVEGSVDPLRDIETIETELILKDLETVEKGHQRVAKAVKTGDKSAKAEADFLARMEAHLSDGKPARTLEVTKEEGVILQGSFLLTAKPVLYAANVAEDNLPDGNAMSEKVAEHAKTEGAGSVVVSAELEAQLVELAPEDRAEFLEAAGVEEGGLAVLVRAAYALLGLITYFTAGPKESRAWTITKGTKAPQAAGVIHTDFERGFIRAETIPFEAYDRLESESAAREAGQMRSEGKEYVVSDGDVMLFRFNV